A region of Massilia sp. WG5 DNA encodes the following proteins:
- a CDS encoding biliverdin-producing heme oxygenase, with protein sequence MTQHPESVRAPDALAALRSATASRHEELDSGLPIGAPDASLDDYAGHLAMLRAWLAPLQDWLAGFADDPRFDQASRLALIERDLDEQGMPPVLAPASSADAVWPPDASPAWRWGVCYVIEGSQLGGAVLYQRLHERLAPHPLRYLKGIDAGPGPRWRAFMLALREHVRTPEEIEEACAGACAAFDGMLALRGRLCPR encoded by the coding sequence ATGACACAGCACCCAGAGTCCGTACGCGCGCCGGATGCGCTCGCGGCATTGCGCTCGGCCACGGCCAGCCGCCACGAGGAACTCGACAGCGGCCTGCCCATCGGCGCGCCCGACGCCTCCCTCGACGATTACGCCGGCCACCTGGCGATGCTGCGCGCCTGGCTGGCGCCGCTGCAGGACTGGCTGGCCGGCTTTGCCGACGACCCCCGTTTCGACCAGGCCAGCAGGCTGGCGCTGATCGAGCGCGACCTGGACGAGCAGGGCATGCCGCCCGTCCTCGCGCCGGCGTCATCGGCCGATGCGGTCTGGCCGCCCGACGCCAGCCCGGCCTGGCGCTGGGGCGTGTGCTATGTGATCGAAGGCTCGCAGCTGGGCGGCGCAGTGCTCTACCAGCGCCTGCACGAACGCCTGGCGCCGCATCCGCTGCGCTACCTGAAGGGCATCGATGCCGGTCCCGGTCCGCGCTGGCGCGCCTTCATGCTGGCGCTGCGCGAGCATGTGCGCACGCCGGAAGAGATCGAGGAAGCCTGCGCCGGGGCCTGCGCGGCCTTCGACGGCATGCTGGCGCTGCGCGGCCGGCTTTGTCCGCGCTAG
- a CDS encoding histidine kinase codes for MNDDLTPSPVPALAPEMQAAATEIYLIDAATLLLVDANQAARQNLGYELARLSAMTPLDLAPELDAAGLHALLASLGQEIGAQVSLCTRFLRADGSRYPIKLCFLRIVRDSRELFLAIGDDQSLAQAASAALQQYQARFNAVVDHTPGLVYQFVLNPDGSTAFPYLSEGCSALLGLSVSELQQDPERFPQLILPEDRKSYQEAMLASKAGASAWNWEGRIRINATWNDVKWINLRASPSPLGGGGMQWDGIMTNITASKLEQEEIRRSRARLAELTEHSAQVKEQERTRIAREIHDDLGGNLTAIKMALAMLAARLPPDPALQEKADYLDSLVDRSIEAVHRISLDLRPSTLDLGIVAALEWQAREFEKQMGIPCVFRADGTDIEGELDPDHASALFRIFQETLTNIAKHAGATRVTVTLRRQRQHLTLAICDNGRGITPADRLKPQSFGLRGMSERARALGGTLTLSAAPGGGTMVVVKIRLAARSAAARQPESTQA; via the coding sequence ATGAACGATGACCTGACACCTTCTCCCGTCCCCGCCCTGGCTCCGGAAATGCAGGCGGCGGCCACCGAGATCTACCTGATCGACGCCGCGACCCTGCTGCTGGTCGACGCCAACCAGGCCGCGCGCCAGAACCTCGGCTACGAGCTGGCGCGCCTGAGCGCCATGACACCACTCGACCTCGCCCCCGAGCTCGATGCGGCCGGGCTGCACGCCCTGCTGGCTTCGCTGGGACAGGAGATCGGCGCCCAGGTCAGCCTGTGCACCCGCTTCCTGCGCGCGGACGGCAGCCGCTATCCGATCAAGCTGTGCTTCCTGCGCATCGTGCGCGACAGCCGCGAACTGTTCCTGGCGATCGGCGACGACCAGTCGCTCGCCCAGGCCGCCAGCGCCGCGCTGCAGCAGTACCAGGCGCGCTTCAACGCCGTAGTCGACCATACGCCGGGCCTGGTCTACCAGTTCGTGCTGAACCCGGACGGCAGCACGGCCTTCCCCTACCTGAGCGAAGGCTGCTCCGCCCTGCTGGGACTGTCGGTGAGCGAGCTGCAGCAGGATCCGGAACGCTTCCCGCAGCTGATCCTGCCGGAAGACCGCAAGAGCTACCAGGAGGCGATGCTGGCCTCGAAGGCCGGCGCCAGCGCCTGGAACTGGGAAGGCCGGATCCGCATTAATGCCACCTGGAACGACGTCAAGTGGATCAACCTGCGCGCCTCCCCTTCGCCGCTTGGCGGCGGCGGGATGCAGTGGGACGGCATCATGACCAACATCACGGCCAGCAAGCTGGAGCAGGAAGAAATCCGGCGTTCGCGCGCCCGCCTGGCCGAGCTGACCGAGCACAGCGCACAGGTCAAGGAGCAGGAGCGCACCCGCATCGCGCGCGAGATCCACGACGACCTCGGCGGCAACCTCACGGCGATCAAGATGGCGCTGGCCATGCTGGCGGCGCGCCTCCCGCCCGATCCGGCCCTGCAGGAAAAGGCGGATTACCTGGACAGCCTGGTCGACCGCAGCATCGAGGCCGTGCACCGGATCTCGCTCGACCTGCGGCCGTCGACGCTGGACCTGGGCATCGTCGCCGCGCTCGAATGGCAGGCGCGCGAGTTCGAGAAGCAGATGGGCATCCCCTGCGTCTTCCGCGCCGACGGCACGGACATCGAGGGCGAACTCGACCCGGACCATGCCAGCGCCCTGTTCCGCATTTTCCAGGAAACGCTGACGAATATCGCCAAGCATGCCGGCGCGACCCGGGTGACGGTCACGCTGCGCCGCCAGCGCCAGCACCTGACCCTCGCCATCTGCGATAATGGCCGCGGCATCACCCCGGCCGACCGTCTCAAGCCGCAATCCTTCGGGCTGCGCGGCATGAGCGAGCGCGCCCGTGCGCTGGGCGGCACCCTGACCTTGTCGGCGGCGCCCGGAGGCGGCACGATGGTGGTCGTCAAGATCAGGCTGGCCGCAAGGTCGGCAGCGGCCAGGCAACCCGAATCCACCCAAGCATGA
- a CDS encoding bifunctional diguanylate cyclase/phosphodiesterase, translating to MKRATYFQRVFLSNQRVARLSFPVFLCAIAIIAYVVYTTGGIKFVFSHSMYLPILLSGFIYGLWGGLVVAIIGGLVLGPYMPIDSATGEMQETLNWIYRTVFFALVGVLSGVASDSVRAQVRKLEWDSLHDPKSGLRNRAALVADLQHMDPFSHPRKPFVLAVVSIDNIADLRTAFGVDVVDAIVEQLALRIRSTFKEGVEIYRSSIERISVLAMPGAAGEADRFLEDLEKLLQSPLQIGQVPVHADASIGYVRGPLPPDTSQGLDTLILEAEAAALAAHRGAQHSVHYDAGFMITVKENLSLLSDLRLAMEDGDLTLRYQPKVAIRSGQLCGVEALIRWWHPQRGWVSPNVFIPCTEQSTLIQAIVEFTLRRSLEQARRWREQGESIPVAVNVSPRNLTYRGFVDKVFSLLDFHGVDGELLELEITEGALMTDMERVVIELNRLAQRRVRITIDDFGTGYSSLQYLHRLPISHIKIDQSFVRRALTEESASHIVEAAVTLAHRMGITTVGEGVEDRATYAALDGMGCDIVQGYFVGHPLTEDEFAHWRDRHKHGFTVT from the coding sequence TTGAAAAGAGCAACATATTTCCAACGCGTATTCCTCAGCAACCAGCGTGTCGCGCGACTCAGCTTTCCAGTGTTCCTCTGCGCCATCGCGATCATCGCGTACGTCGTCTACACGACGGGCGGGATCAAGTTCGTATTCTCGCACTCCATGTATTTGCCCATCCTCCTGTCAGGGTTCATCTACGGGCTCTGGGGTGGACTTGTCGTGGCGATCATCGGCGGCCTTGTGCTCGGCCCATACATGCCGATTGATTCCGCCACGGGCGAAATGCAGGAAACCTTGAACTGGATCTACCGGACGGTGTTTTTCGCCTTGGTCGGCGTGTTAAGCGGGGTGGCAAGCGATAGCGTGCGTGCCCAGGTCCGGAAACTGGAATGGGACTCCCTTCACGATCCCAAGAGCGGACTGCGTAACCGCGCCGCCCTGGTCGCGGATCTGCAGCACATGGATCCGTTTTCCCATCCCCGCAAACCCTTTGTGCTTGCCGTCGTCTCCATCGATAACATCGCCGACCTGAGGACGGCTTTCGGCGTGGACGTGGTGGACGCCATCGTGGAGCAGCTGGCGCTGAGGATCCGGTCCACGTTCAAGGAAGGGGTGGAAATTTACCGCTCCAGCATCGAGCGCATCAGCGTGCTTGCCATGCCCGGCGCGGCAGGGGAAGCTGACCGCTTCCTTGAGGATCTCGAAAAGCTGCTCCAGTCCCCGTTGCAGATCGGCCAGGTGCCCGTGCATGCGGACGCCAGCATCGGATACGTGCGGGGGCCGCTGCCGCCCGATACCTCGCAAGGTCTGGACACGCTCATCCTCGAGGCGGAGGCAGCGGCGCTGGCCGCGCACCGCGGTGCCCAGCACAGCGTGCACTACGACGCCGGGTTCATGATCACCGTAAAGGAGAACCTGTCGCTGCTAAGCGACCTGCGGCTGGCCATGGAGGACGGCGACCTCACGCTCCGGTACCAGCCCAAGGTGGCAATCCGCTCCGGCCAACTGTGCGGCGTCGAGGCATTGATCCGGTGGTGGCATCCTCAACGTGGCTGGGTCTCGCCGAACGTCTTCATCCCTTGCACCGAGCAGAGCACACTGATCCAGGCAATCGTCGAGTTCACGCTGAGGCGCTCGCTGGAGCAGGCCAGGAGATGGCGTGAGCAGGGAGAGTCGATCCCGGTGGCCGTGAATGTCTCCCCCAGGAATCTCACCTACCGTGGTTTCGTCGACAAGGTGTTCAGCCTTCTCGACTTCCATGGGGTCGACGGCGAACTGCTCGAGCTGGAAATCACGGAGGGCGCACTGATGACGGACATGGAGCGGGTGGTCATCGAACTCAACCGACTGGCGCAACGGCGCGTGCGCATTACGATCGACGATTTCGGCACGGGCTACTCTTCGCTGCAGTATCTGCATCGCCTGCCGATCTCGCACATCAAGATCGACCAGTCGTTCGTGCGGCGCGCGCTTACCGAAGAAAGCGCTTCGCACATCGTCGAAGCGGCAGTCACCCTCGCACACCGGATGGGGATTACGACGGTCGGAGAGGGCGTGGAGGATCGGGCCACGTACGCAGCGCTCGACGGCATGGGGTGCGACATTGTCCAGGGGTACTTCGTCGGCCATCCACTTACCGAGGACGAGTTTGCGCACTGGCGCGACCGTCACAAGCACGGATTCACGGTCACCTGA
- the greB gene encoding transcription elongation factor GreB — protein sequence MNKAFVKESDNDDDDEALALAQAIPAGSKNYITPAGHKAIKDELLQLIDVDRPEVVRVVHWAASNGDRSENGDYIYGKRRLREIDRRIRFLTKRLDSAFVVDPSVHHGNDQVFFGATVTYMNKAGEEHTVTIVGIDELDPLKGRISWVSPVARALTKAREGDVVTLQTPQGTDELEILGVEYPEPTTD from the coding sequence ATGAATAAGGCATTTGTAAAAGAGTCCGATAACGACGACGATGATGAAGCCCTTGCGCTGGCCCAGGCGATCCCGGCCGGCTCGAAGAACTACATCACCCCGGCCGGACACAAGGCCATCAAGGACGAGCTGCTGCAGCTGATCGACGTCGACCGGCCGGAAGTCGTGCGCGTGGTGCACTGGGCCGCCTCGAACGGCGACCGCTCGGAGAACGGCGACTATATCTACGGCAAGCGCCGCCTGCGCGAGATCGACCGCCGCATCCGCTTCCTTACCAAGCGCCTGGACTCGGCCTTCGTAGTCGATCCCTCGGTCCACCACGGCAACGACCAGGTCTTCTTCGGCGCCACCGTCACCTACATGAACAAGGCGGGCGAGGAGCACACCGTCACCATCGTCGGCATCGACGAGCTCGATCCGCTGAAAGGGCGGATCAGCTGGGTCTCGCCGGTCGCGCGCGCCCTGACCAAGGCGCGCGAAGGCGACGTCGTCACCCTGCAGACGCCGCAAGGCACGGACGAGCTCGAAATCCTCGGCGTCGAGTATCCGGAACCCACCACGGACTGA
- a CDS encoding PA domain-containing protein, translated as MKSNKPSLTQAAVALALACGAAGAAQATAKIVINNVNAPGVGFNDPTPANPVGGNTGTTLGQQRLIAFTYAANIWGATLSSSVPIVINAQFTPLACTATGAVLGSAGATQVFADFPGAPKAGTIYSYALANKLYGSEISDQPGPQINARFNSELGKAGCLTGTSFYFGLDANEGNNVDFVATLLHEMGHGLGFQTFTNGQTGAQFAGYPSVWDHNLLDNTTNKLWVNMTDAERAASALKPAGLSWTGPRVTAAVPAVLSAVPQLRIVGVGANSPAGDLYAVGTADFGPKLDKSPLTGQVVQVALQADSPGSACTPFNAANAAAVRRNIALVSRGACGFAVKVKNAQDAGAIGVIVADNAPGPVAGMGGADPSITIPALRVTQADGAMIAASLTKPNGNLNGTVGKFELSKTLLAGADAQRRVTMYTPGVYEPGSSVSHYNTAASRNLLMEPAINADLTHSVTAPIDLTLELLKDIGW; from the coding sequence ATGAAGTCGAATAAGCCAAGCCTGACCCAAGCGGCGGTGGCCCTGGCCCTCGCATGCGGCGCCGCCGGCGCGGCCCAGGCAACTGCGAAGATCGTGATCAACAACGTGAACGCCCCTGGCGTCGGTTTCAATGACCCGACTCCGGCCAACCCGGTTGGCGGCAATACCGGCACCACGCTGGGCCAGCAGCGCCTGATCGCGTTCACGTATGCCGCCAATATCTGGGGCGCGACCCTGAGCAGTTCGGTGCCGATCGTCATCAATGCGCAGTTCACGCCGCTGGCCTGCACCGCCACCGGCGCCGTACTCGGCAGCGCCGGCGCTACCCAGGTGTTTGCCGACTTCCCCGGCGCGCCGAAAGCCGGCACCATCTATTCCTACGCCCTGGCCAACAAGCTGTACGGCAGCGAGATTTCGGATCAGCCCGGCCCGCAGATCAATGCCCGCTTCAATTCCGAACTGGGCAAGGCGGGCTGCCTGACGGGCACCTCGTTCTACTTCGGCCTGGATGCCAACGAAGGCAACAACGTCGACTTCGTCGCGACCCTGCTGCACGAAATGGGTCACGGCCTGGGATTCCAGACCTTTACGAACGGCCAGACCGGCGCCCAGTTCGCCGGCTATCCATCGGTGTGGGACCATAACCTGCTCGACAACACGACCAACAAGCTGTGGGTCAACATGACGGACGCCGAGCGCGCCGCATCCGCGCTCAAGCCGGCGGGCCTGTCCTGGACCGGTCCGCGCGTGACCGCGGCCGTGCCGGCGGTGCTCTCCGCCGTGCCGCAGCTGCGCATCGTCGGTGTCGGCGCCAACTCGCCGGCCGGCGACCTGTACGCGGTCGGCACGGCCGATTTCGGCCCGAAGCTGGACAAGTCGCCGCTCACCGGCCAGGTCGTCCAGGTCGCCCTGCAGGCTGACAGCCCGGGTTCGGCCTGCACGCCGTTCAATGCGGCGAATGCCGCGGCGGTCCGCCGTAACATCGCGCTGGTCAGCCGCGGCGCCTGCGGCTTCGCGGTCAAGGTCAAGAACGCCCAGGACGCCGGCGCGATCGGCGTGATCGTGGCCGACAATGCACCGGGCCCGGTGGCCGGCATGGGCGGCGCGGATCCGAGCATCACGATTCCGGCCCTGCGTGTGACGCAGGCCGACGGCGCCATGATCGCCGCCAGCCTGACCAAGCCGAACGGTAATCTGAACGGCACCGTCGGCAAGTTCGAGCTGTCCAAGACCCTGCTCGCGGGCGCCGACGCACAGCGCCGCGTCACGATGTACACGCCGGGCGTGTACGAGCCGGGTTCGTCGGTGTCGCACTACAACACCGCGGCCTCGCGCAACCTGCTGATGGAGCCGGCCATCAATGCCGACCTGACGCACTCGGTGACGGCGCCAATCGACCTGACCCTCGAACTGCTGAAGGACATCGGCTGGTAA
- a CDS encoding VOC family protein — MIKGLRTVKYPVSDLDKAKAWFSEVFGAAPYFDQPFYVGFAIGGFELGLVPDGTPGTSGSVVYWGVDDIAAEVARIVALGAGEHEAIQDVGEGIKVAELKDPFGNVIGLIENPLFDVAQVR, encoded by the coding sequence ATGATCAAGGGATTACGCACCGTGAAGTACCCCGTGTCCGACCTCGACAAGGCCAAGGCCTGGTTCAGCGAGGTGTTCGGCGCCGCACCGTACTTCGACCAGCCCTTCTATGTCGGCTTCGCCATCGGCGGCTTCGAACTCGGCCTGGTGCCGGACGGGACGCCGGGCACCAGCGGCTCGGTGGTGTACTGGGGCGTGGACGACATCGCGGCCGAGGTCGCGCGCATCGTGGCGCTCGGGGCCGGCGAGCATGAGGCGATCCAGGATGTGGGGGAGGGGATCAAGGTGGCGGAGTTGAAGGATCCGTTCGGGAACGTGATCGGCCTGATCGAGAATCCGCTGTTCGATGTGGCCCAGGTGCGCTGA
- a CDS encoding prohibitin family protein, protein MNSLPFKALAIGIAVVLVVALAPFGTVPAGHRGVMTTFGSPSSEVLSEGIHFRIPLAQKLNLVNVSIQKGEGDGDAASRDLQTVHTRVALNYHVRPEAAVTVFRDLGNEPGTRIIIPSVQEAVKAVTARFTAEELIAKRTDVRDQIVTQLRERLARHGIMVDEFSIVNFNFSRSFNEAIEAKTTAEQLKLKAERDLQRIEVEARQRVAQAKAEAESLAVQRQQVTPELIRLREMENQRQAIEKWDGKLPNVAGGAIPFINVSNAK, encoded by the coding sequence ATGAACAGCTTGCCATTCAAGGCCCTCGCCATCGGCATCGCAGTCGTCCTGGTGGTGGCGCTGGCGCCCTTCGGCACCGTGCCCGCCGGCCACCGCGGCGTGATGACCACGTTCGGCAGTCCGAGCAGCGAGGTGCTGAGCGAGGGCATCCACTTCCGCATTCCGCTGGCGCAGAAGCTCAACCTGGTCAACGTCTCGATCCAGAAGGGCGAGGGCGACGGCGACGCCGCCTCGCGCGACCTGCAGACCGTGCATACCCGCGTGGCCCTGAACTACCACGTCAGGCCGGAGGCGGCGGTGACCGTGTTCCGCGACCTCGGCAACGAGCCCGGCACGCGCATCATCATCCCTTCGGTGCAGGAAGCCGTGAAGGCCGTCACCGCGCGCTTCACCGCCGAGGAGCTGATCGCCAAGCGCACCGACGTGCGCGACCAGATCGTGACCCAGCTGCGCGAACGCCTGGCGCGGCACGGCATCATGGTCGACGAGTTCTCGATCGTGAACTTCAATTTCTCGCGTTCGTTCAACGAGGCGATCGAAGCGAAGACCACGGCCGAGCAGCTCAAGCTGAAGGCGGAGCGCGACCTGCAGCGCATCGAGGTCGAGGCCCGCCAGCGCGTGGCCCAGGCCAAGGCCGAGGCGGAATCGCTGGCCGTGCAGCGCCAGCAGGTGACGCCGGAACTGATCCGCCTGCGCGAGATGGAGAACCAGCGCCAGGCCATCGAAAAGTGGGACGGCAAGCTGCCCAACGTGGCGGGCGGCGCGATCCCCTTCATCAACGTCAGCAACGCAAAGTAA
- a CDS encoding YdcF family protein, with product MGLTPVLELLNAIPRDLILPPANLFLLILIGLGIWRRWPRAGRLIAGTGLALLAFLSSNAGASFFVAPLERMTAPLQAPERAGAQAIVVLAAGRLQDAPEYGGRDIPDYVALARLRYAAHLQRRTGLPVLVSGGNGSSGLAPAAAAEEYAKADAMATALREDFGVPVRWIEPRSRDTAENAAYSAVLLHADGIRRILLVTDAMHMPRARSAFEHAGMEVISAPTMFFGREAQSLSAWLPSAEGMRRSWYAIYELLGIAWYRMRYAGQLPTPGVGDQ from the coding sequence GTGGGCCTGACACCGGTACTCGAACTGCTCAACGCCATTCCGCGCGACCTCATCCTCCCGCCCGCCAATCTATTTTTGCTGATCCTCATCGGCTTGGGCATCTGGCGCCGCTGGCCGCGCGCCGGACGCCTCATTGCCGGCACGGGCCTGGCCTTGCTCGCCTTCCTGTCCAGTAACGCCGGCGCCAGCTTCTTCGTTGCGCCGCTGGAACGGATGACGGCGCCGCTGCAGGCGCCCGAGCGGGCCGGTGCGCAGGCGATCGTCGTGCTTGCCGCCGGCAGGCTGCAGGATGCCCCCGAATACGGCGGCCGCGACATTCCGGACTACGTCGCCCTGGCGCGCCTGCGCTACGCGGCGCACCTGCAGCGCCGCACCGGGCTGCCGGTCCTGGTCAGCGGCGGCAATGGCAGCAGCGGCCTCGCCCCCGCCGCCGCCGCCGAGGAATACGCCAAGGCCGATGCGATGGCAACGGCCCTGCGCGAGGACTTCGGCGTGCCGGTCAGGTGGATCGAGCCGCGCTCGCGCGACACCGCCGAGAACGCGGCCTACAGCGCCGTCCTGCTGCATGCCGACGGCATCCGGCGCATCCTGCTGGTGACCGATGCAATGCACATGCCGCGCGCCCGCAGCGCCTTCGAGCACGCAGGCATGGAGGTGATCAGCGCGCCGACCATGTTCTTCGGCAGGGAGGCGCAGTCGCTCAGCGCCTGGCTGCCCAGCGCCGAGGGCATGCGCCGGTCCTGGTATGCGATCTACGAATTGCTCGGCATCGCCTGGTACAGGATGCGATACGCCGGCCAGCTTCCAACGCCGGGTGTGGGTGACCAATAA
- a CDS encoding response regulator transcription factor, whose product MTEKASIRVFIADDHAIVRAGLKQILAEERDISVVGEAETGLDAVKLFRKSRCNVLLLDISLPDRNGIEVLKQIKDDKPELAVLMLSMHREDQYAIRSLKAGASGYLTKQSAPRELVNAIRQVAGGQRYVSAQLAQVLAAQLGEDHDKPVHDTLSDREYQTLTMIASGKTVSEIARELSLSVKTVSEYRSRLLSKMKLKTSAELTHYAIRNQLID is encoded by the coding sequence ATGACAGAAAAAGCCAGCATTCGCGTTTTTATTGCCGACGACCACGCCATCGTGCGCGCAGGCCTGAAACAGATCCTCGCCGAGGAACGCGACATCAGTGTCGTGGGCGAGGCCGAGACGGGCCTGGACGCCGTCAAGCTGTTCCGCAAGTCGCGCTGCAACGTGCTCCTGCTCGACATCTCCCTGCCCGACCGTAACGGCATCGAAGTGCTCAAGCAGATCAAGGACGACAAGCCGGAGCTGGCCGTGCTGATGCTGTCGATGCACCGCGAAGACCAGTACGCGATCCGCTCGCTGAAGGCCGGCGCGTCCGGCTACCTGACCAAGCAGAGCGCGCCGCGCGAGCTGGTCAATGCGATCCGCCAGGTCGCCGGCGGCCAGCGCTACGTGAGCGCCCAGCTGGCCCAGGTGCTGGCGGCCCAGCTCGGCGAAGACCACGACAAGCCGGTCCACGACACCCTGTCGGACCGCGAATACCAGACCCTGACCATGATCGCATCCGGCAAGACGGTCAGCGAAATCGCCAGGGAACTCTCGCTGTCGGTCAAGACGGTCAGCGAGTACCGATCCCGCCTGTTGTCGAAGATGAAGCTCAAGACCAGCGCCGAACTCACCCACTACGCGATCCGCAACCAATTGATCGATTAA